A single window of Achromobacter xylosoxidans DNA harbors:
- a CDS encoding MFS transporter: protein MSSTTDTRYVRTIILGTLVVLLAMGVRATFGLFMQPMGLAHGWGRDVFSMAFALQNLVWGVACIFMGILADRHGSGRTIALGAVLYMLGMIGTRFATDETTLYLSAGVLVGLGQAGTTFPVILPVVARVVPPAYRSTAMGIASAGGSLGQFAVVPTGQALITGLDWPGALWALSLFVACAAPLAYFLRGRPQAHGGPQQSLAAAVRQAVRHPSFHFLFWSYFVCGFHTAFITLHLPAYVTDGGLTPGQGATAIALIGLFNVLGSFYAGKLGGKYSKKRLLAVVYGMRAFGILLLLWMPLSPWVLYAFAAWMGLFWLGTVPLTQGLIGQIYGLRYAATLSGIVFLGHQVGSFIGVWLGGYAYAKTGNYDLVWWLGVALAVAAALLCLPVREQPLAQPAAA, encoded by the coding sequence ATGTCCAGCACTACCGATACGCGTTACGTGCGCACCATCATCCTGGGTACCCTGGTGGTGCTGCTTGCCATGGGCGTGCGCGCCACCTTTGGCCTGTTCATGCAGCCCATGGGCCTGGCCCACGGGTGGGGCCGCGATGTGTTTTCCATGGCCTTCGCGCTGCAGAACCTGGTGTGGGGCGTGGCCTGCATCTTCATGGGCATTCTGGCCGACCGCCATGGCTCCGGCCGCACCATCGCGCTGGGCGCGGTGCTGTACATGCTGGGCATGATCGGCACGCGCTTTGCCACGGACGAAACCACGCTGTACCTGAGCGCCGGCGTGCTGGTCGGCCTGGGGCAGGCCGGCACGACGTTCCCCGTGATCCTGCCGGTGGTGGCGCGCGTGGTGCCGCCGGCCTACCGCAGCACGGCCATGGGCATTGCCAGCGCCGGCGGCTCGCTCGGCCAGTTCGCCGTGGTGCCGACCGGCCAGGCGCTGATCACCGGCCTGGACTGGCCGGGCGCGCTGTGGGCGTTGTCGCTGTTCGTGGCATGCGCCGCGCCGCTGGCCTATTTCCTGCGCGGCCGGCCGCAGGCCCACGGCGGGCCGCAGCAGTCGCTGGCGGCGGCGGTGCGCCAGGCGGTGCGGCACCCGTCGTTCCACTTCCTGTTCTGGAGCTATTTCGTCTGTGGCTTCCACACGGCCTTCATCACGCTGCACCTGCCGGCCTACGTCACCGACGGCGGCCTGACGCCGGGGCAGGGCGCCACCGCGATCGCGCTCATCGGGCTGTTCAACGTGCTGGGGTCGTTCTACGCCGGCAAGCTGGGCGGCAAGTACAGCAAGAAGCGGCTGCTCGCGGTGGTCTACGGCATGCGCGCATTCGGCATCCTGCTGCTGCTGTGGATGCCCCTGTCGCCGTGGGTGCTGTATGCGTTCGCGGCCTGGATGGGGCTGTTCTGGCTCGGCACCGTGCCGCTGACGCAGGGGCTGATCGGCCAGATCTATGGCCTGCGCTATGCGGCGACCCTGTCCGGCATCGTCTTCCTGGGGCACCAGGTCGGCAGCTTCATCGGTGTCTGGCTGGGCGGCTACGCCTATGCCAAGACCGGCAACTACGACCTGGTCTGGTGGCTCGGCGTGGCGCTGGCGGTGGCCGCGGCCTTGCTGTGCCTGCCGGTGCGCGAACAGCCGCTGGCGCAGCCGGCCGCAGCCTGA
- a CDS encoding type II toxin-antitoxin system VapC family toxin: protein MMFLLDTNVLSELRKAGDGKADRNVIAWFSNEDAVNFYVSAITLMEIEIGILRMERRDADQGARLRAWMRDRVLPEFSNRTLPLDAAVSLRCARLHVPDLRPERDAFIAATALVHGMTLVTRNVSDFSGCGVRLVNPWEASA, encoded by the coding sequence CTGATGTTCCTGCTGGATACCAATGTGCTGTCCGAGCTGCGCAAAGCCGGCGACGGCAAGGCGGACAGGAACGTGATCGCCTGGTTCTCGAACGAGGACGCGGTGAACTTCTACGTTTCGGCGATCACGCTCATGGAAATCGAAATCGGCATCCTGCGCATGGAGCGGCGGGATGCCGACCAGGGCGCGCGCCTGCGGGCCTGGATGCGCGATCGCGTCCTGCCGGAATTCTCCAACCGGACGCTGCCGCTCGATGCGGCCGTGTCGTTGCGTTGCGCCAGGTTGCATGTGCCGGATCTGCGTCCGGAACGGGATGCCTTCATCGCGGCTACCGCGCTGGTGCACGGGATGACGCTCGTTACGCGAAACGTGTCCGATTTTTCCGGTTGCGGGGTCCGCCTCGTGAACCCTTGGGAAGCGAGTGCCTGA
- a CDS encoding type II toxin-antitoxin system prevent-host-death family antitoxin — translation MSITTLSSRELNQDVTRAKKAALHGPVFITDRGKPSHVLLGIEEYWRLVGQKRNLVSALSMPGLAGIDLDAPRSRELPRPADVD, via the coding sequence ATGTCTATCACCACACTGTCCAGCCGGGAACTCAATCAGGACGTGACCCGCGCCAAGAAGGCGGCCCTGCATGGCCCGGTGTTCATCACGGACCGCGGCAAGCCATCCCACGTCCTGCTCGGCATCGAGGAATACTGGCGCCTGGTCGGCCAAAAACGAAATCTCGTCAGCGCATTGTCGATGCCGGGCCTTGCCGGCATCGATCTCGATGCCCCGCGCTCACGCGAGCTGCCCCGTCCCGCGGACGTCGACTGA
- a CDS encoding Bug family tripartite tricarboxylate transporter substrate binding protein, translated as MKTLKRLLCGVAVAGALCAPVVAADSYPSQPITLVNPYAAGGPADVLGRALARELEKQLGKTIIVENKAGGGAAIGANFVARAKPDGYTLLLGTSAAHVVTPLMQQTPYDGIKDFAFVSIVANQPNMLVVRPTLKADSVEQLIVMARKEPGRINYASAGPGSSPHLGAELFRERAGVDIVHIPYSGAAPAINDLVGGQVDMAVLNLAASLQFIRSGRLKALAYANGQRSPLLPDVPTLAESGVKGAESASWYSLAAPKGTPPEILQRLNDAVAKINADPEYSKLMQAQGVDLWNMTPAEATAFVEKDQATMRKLVQAAGLMKK; from the coding sequence ATGAAGACTCTGAAGCGCCTGCTGTGCGGCGTGGCGGTGGCGGGCGCGTTGTGCGCCCCTGTCGTCGCCGCCGATTCCTATCCCTCGCAGCCGATCACGCTGGTCAACCCGTATGCCGCCGGCGGTCCCGCCGACGTGCTGGGGCGGGCGCTGGCGCGCGAGCTGGAAAAGCAGTTGGGCAAGACCATCATCGTCGAGAACAAGGCCGGCGGCGGCGCGGCCATCGGCGCCAACTTCGTGGCGCGGGCCAAGCCGGACGGCTACACGCTGTTGCTCGGCACGTCGGCCGCCCACGTGGTGACGCCGCTGATGCAGCAGACGCCGTACGACGGCATCAAGGACTTCGCCTTCGTCTCGATCGTCGCCAACCAGCCCAACATGCTGGTGGTGCGGCCCACGCTCAAGGCCGACAGCGTCGAACAATTGATCGTGATGGCGCGCAAGGAACCGGGCCGCATCAACTATGCCTCGGCCGGGCCGGGCAGCTCGCCGCACCTGGGCGCCGAACTGTTCCGCGAACGCGCCGGCGTGGACATCGTCCACATCCCCTACAGCGGCGCGGCGCCCGCCATCAATGACCTGGTGGGCGGCCAGGTGGATATGGCGGTGCTGAACCTGGCCGCCAGCCTGCAGTTCATCCGTAGCGGCCGGCTCAAGGCGCTGGCCTACGCCAACGGCCAGCGCTCGCCGTTGTTGCCGGATGTGCCGACCCTGGCCGAATCCGGGGTGAAGGGCGCGGAGTCGGCGTCCTGGTACAGCCTGGCCGCGCCCAAGGGCACGCCGCCGGAAATCCTCCAGCGTCTGAACGATGCGGTGGCCAAGATCAACGCCGATCCTGAATACAGCAAGCTGATGCAGGCGCAAGGGGTGGATCTGTGGAACATGACGCCGGCGGAGGCCACCGCCTTCGTCGAGAAGGACCAGGCCACCATGCGCAAGCTGGTGCAGGCGGCGGGGTTGATGAAGAAATAG
- a CDS encoding NAD(P)H-dependent flavin oxidoreductase, with product MTLQTPLTRLLGTRYPIIQGGMSWASSNAALALAVSRAGGLGVIAAGPMYPEALLAAIREVRAGTDAPYAVNIPLYNKRAQEHMDIALAEGVPVIIASQGGPQKHIGRAREAGVKWLQVIASPEHAAKAEAAGVDAVIAVGLEAGGHPGPDEIGLQVLLRSVARRVSVPVVAAGGIADGAGIAAALCLGAAGAQLGTRFLLTPEAGVCDAYKDAVLAAGVADTTLVGRGRSPVRMLRNAFARDYLAAERGGDEAMLETMFAGSSLKQAAFDGDVQGGKVEAGQSAGLIDSLQPAGAVMEQLVAETRDALRRVAALAG from the coding sequence ATGACTCTGCAAACCCCGCTGACCCGCCTGTTGGGCACGCGCTATCCCATCATCCAGGGCGGCATGAGCTGGGCCTCGTCGAACGCGGCGCTGGCGCTGGCGGTGTCGCGCGCCGGCGGGCTCGGCGTGATCGCCGCCGGCCCGATGTACCCCGAGGCGCTGCTGGCCGCCATCCGCGAGGTCCGCGCCGGCACCGACGCGCCTTACGCGGTCAACATCCCGCTCTACAACAAGCGCGCGCAGGAACACATGGACATCGCGCTGGCCGAAGGCGTGCCGGTCATCATCGCCTCGCAGGGCGGGCCGCAGAAGCACATCGGCCGCGCGCGCGAGGCGGGCGTCAAATGGCTGCAGGTCATCGCCAGCCCCGAGCATGCCGCCAAGGCCGAAGCGGCCGGCGTGGACGCGGTGATCGCCGTCGGCCTGGAGGCCGGCGGCCATCCCGGCCCCGATGAAATCGGCCTGCAAGTGCTGCTGCGCTCGGTGGCGCGGCGCGTGTCGGTGCCGGTGGTGGCGGCTGGCGGCATCGCCGACGGCGCCGGCATCGCGGCCGCGCTGTGCCTGGGCGCCGCGGGCGCGCAACTGGGCACCCGGTTCCTGCTGACGCCCGAGGCCGGCGTGTGCGATGCCTACAAGGACGCGGTGCTGGCGGCCGGCGTGGCCGACACCACGCTGGTGGGGCGCGGCCGCTCGCCGGTGCGCATGCTGCGCAACGCCTTCGCCCGCGACTACCTTGCGGCCGAGCGCGGCGGCGACGAGGCCATGCTGGAGACGATGTTCGCCGGCAGTTCCCTCAAGCAGGCAGCCTTCGACGGCGACGTGCAGGGCGGCAAGGTCGAGGCCGGCCAGAGCGCCGGATTGATCGACAGCCTGCAGCCGGCCGGCGCCGTGATGGAGCAACTGGTGGCGGAAACGCGCGACGCGCTCAGGCGCGTGGCGGCGCTGGCGGGTTGA
- a CDS encoding CaiB/BaiF CoA transferase family protein, giving the protein MRPLEGVTILDLSRVLACPFASMILAELGADVIKVEQPGGGDETRGFEPKVRGEGGTESAYYLAFNRSKQSVTVNFRHPEGQALIRRLAQTCDVVVENFPVGTLAKYGLDREHIAPDNPGLIYFSCTGFGMTGPYAPRKGYDTVFQAMGGIMSLTGERGGGPVKPGLPVSDLTSGLWAAIGILSALVGRARSGQGCHIDFSMLDGQVGLLSLAAARYFALGEVPPRLGTEHPGRVPSAAFECGDGRWVQITGSDQHWKPLCEALDLPQWADDPELARNAVRVARRDEVMAGLSAAAARLTRDELCRRCDARGVPAGPILDVEEILHNEHVLARGMVASYEHPAIGRFGAVPVPFKFDGFDDPRLERPPLLGEHTDSVLAGRLGLSPAQIEALRAQGAI; this is encoded by the coding sequence ATGAGGCCGCTCGAAGGCGTCACCATCCTGGACCTGTCGCGCGTGCTGGCGTGCCCGTTCGCCTCGATGATCCTGGCCGAGCTGGGCGCCGACGTGATCAAGGTCGAACAGCCCGGCGGCGGCGATGAGACGCGCGGCTTCGAGCCCAAGGTGCGCGGCGAAGGCGGCACCGAGTCGGCCTATTACCTGGCCTTCAACCGCAGCAAGCAATCGGTCACGGTGAACTTCCGCCACCCCGAAGGGCAGGCGCTGATCCGGCGCCTGGCGCAGACCTGCGACGTGGTGGTCGAGAACTTCCCGGTCGGCACGCTCGCCAAATACGGGCTGGACCGCGAGCACATCGCGCCGGACAACCCCGGCCTGATCTATTTCTCGTGCACCGGCTTCGGCATGACCGGGCCGTACGCGCCGCGCAAAGGCTATGACACCGTATTCCAGGCCATGGGCGGCATCATGAGCCTGACCGGCGAGCGCGGCGGCGGCCCGGTCAAGCCGGGCCTGCCGGTGAGCGACCTGACCTCGGGCCTGTGGGCAGCCATCGGCATCCTGTCGGCGCTGGTGGGGCGGGCGCGTTCGGGGCAGGGCTGCCACATCGACTTCTCCATGCTGGACGGCCAGGTCGGCCTGCTGTCGCTGGCGGCCGCGCGTTACTTCGCGCTGGGTGAGGTGCCGCCGCGGCTGGGCACCGAACATCCCGGCCGGGTGCCGTCCGCCGCCTTCGAGTGCGGCGACGGACGCTGGGTGCAGATAACTGGCAGCGATCAGCACTGGAAGCCGCTGTGCGAGGCGCTCGACCTGCCGCAATGGGCCGACGATCCGGAGCTGGCGCGCAACGCCGTGCGCGTGGCGCGCCGCGACGAAGTCATGGCCGGCCTGTCGGCGGCCGCCGCGCGGCTGACGCGCGACGAACTGTGTCGCCGCTGCGATGCGCGCGGCGTGCCGGCCGGCCCGATCCTGGACGTCGAGGAAATCCTGCACAACGAGCACGTGCTGGCGCGCGGCATGGTGGCCAGCTACGAGCATCCTGCCATCGGCCGCTTCGGCGCGGTGCCGGTGCCGTTCAAGTTCGATGGTTTCGACGATCCGCGGCTGGAGCGTCCGCCCTTGCTGGGCGAGCACACCGACAGCGTGCTGGCGGGCCGGCTGGGCCTGTCGCCGGCGCAGATCGAGGCGTTACGCGCGCAGGGCGCGATCTAG